Within the Nitratireductor basaltis genome, the region GCCTTCTTCGAGGAAACCAAGAATGACGAGCCGAGAGCGGTTCACCTTCCGCCGATAGTGGTCACGGCATTGGCGAACCTGCCACGAGGCATGGAACGCGGGAAGCAGACGGTTTTCCGGTTCAGGAAGAACGGCCATCTCTACAACCTGCTCAAGCGCGTGAAGGCGAAGGCGGGTGAGGACGTGGCATTCGTCACCTTCCACACATTCTCGCACACATGGGCGACGTGGATGCGGCGCTATGCCGGTCTGGATACACGGGGATTGGTTGGCACGGGACGCTGGAAGGATCTGAAATCAGCGGCGCGTTATGAGCATGTCGTGGTTTCGGAGGAAAGCATGAAAGCGAATCTTCTGCCGACACCGAAACGAAAGAGGAACAAGGCAGGGTGAGAGTCCACGGATTTTCCACGGATAAAACCGCTGTGTACTACCAATGTTCTCCACTGCATGCCAGTTGGCTATAATGGCCGGAACATGCTAAGATGCTGAAATGACTTGAGAAATGATGGTGCTGCCGGAGAGATTTGAACTCTCGACCTCTCCCTTACCAAGGGAGTGCTCTACCCCTGAGCTACGGCAGCGCCTCGAAGTCGGCGGGGTTCTGCCATATCGCTTGGCGAAGCGCAAGCGGTTCATTGCAATGAATTGCGAAGTTGGGAAATCTTCTTTTTAAAGCTTCGAAAGGATGATCCTGCACAAGGGAGAATTGAGGACCATCATGAGTGGAAAAGACAATCCGGATCAGGGTGCGCAGGACCCGCGCAAGAGGCGGTTGGCGGAGGAGTTGCGTGCCAATCTCGCACGGCGCAAGGCACAGGCGCGTTCCCGGCGTGCTGGTGCAGCCGATGACCGGGACGAGGGAATCAGCGCTGCACGCGCGAAACCATCTCCAACAGCTAATGAAAAGGGCTGATGGGGAGAAGTGACGCATTTTCTTGAACGCGGGCCGCGCTTGCTCTAGACCGGTCTGCCACACCAGAACCCCAGAAGCCGGGACATGATAGACCCGGGAAAGAGAACTCAATGGATCGCATTCGCATAAGGGGGGGCAACACCCTTAATGGCACCATTCCGGTGTCCGGCGCGAAGAACGCGGCACTGCCGCTGATGATCGCATCGCTTTTGACCGACGACACGCTGACGCTTGAGAATGTGCCGCATCTGGCCGATGTCGAGCAGCTTATCCGCATTCTCGGCAATCACGGTACGGACTATATGGTCAATGGCCGCCGCGAGAACCAGGACAAGGGCTATTCGCGCACGATCCACTTCACCGCGCGCAGCATTGTCGACACGACCGCCCCTTATGAACTCGTCTCCAAGATGCGTGCGAGCTTCTGGGTGATCGGGCCGCTTCTGGCGCGTATGGGTGAAGCGAAGGTTTCGCTGCCGGGCGGTTGCGCCATCGGCACGCGTCCGGTTGATCTCTTCATCGAAGGGCTGAGGGCGCTCGGCGCGAATATCGAGATCGAGGGCGGCTATGCGCATGCCACCGCGCCGAAGGGGCTGATCGGCGCGCGTTACGAGTTCCCGAAGGTGTCGGTCGGCGCCACCCATGTGCTGATGATGGCCGCAGCTCTTGCCAAGGGCGACACCATTCTTGAGAACGCGGCACGCGAACCGGAAGTGGTGAACCTGGCCGAATGCCTGAATGCCATGGGTGCCAAGATTTCGGGTGCCGGTACATCCACCATCACGATTGAAGGTGTGACCTCGCTTTCGGGCGCGCGTCACCGCATCATTCCCGACCGCATCGAGACGGGCACCTATGCCATGGCTGTTGCCATGACGGGTGGTGACGTTCTTCTGGAAGGTGCACGTCCGGATCTGCTGGAATCCGCGCTTGAGACGCTGGAGCGCACGGGCACGGAGATCACCCGCACCAATACCGGCATTCGCGTGCGTCGCAATGGTGCGGGCATTCAGGCCGTTGATGTGGAGACGGACCCCTTCCCCGGTTTCCCGACCGATCTTCAGGCCCAGTTCATGGCGCTCATGACCAAGGCCAAGGGCCAGTCGCGCATTACCGAGACGATCTTCGAGAACCGCTTCATGCATGTGCAGGAGCTGGCGCGTCTTGGTGCGCGCATCTCGCTTTCGGGCCAGACGGCCATTGTCGAAGGTGTCGAGCGACTGAAGGGTGCACCCGTTATGGCAACGGATCTTCGCGCTTCGGTCTCTCTGGTGATTGCCGGCCTCGTTGCCGAGGGAGAAACCGAGGTCAATCGCGTCTATCACCTTGACCGAGGATTTGAACGCCTGGAAGAGAAGCTTTCAGGCTGTGGCGCCGAGATCGAGCGCATCAGCGGCTAGACCGACCGAAATTTTGCCTTATCTTCCGGGCGGAACACTGCCCGGAACCTGCCGAACATGAAAGTTGAGGGTCATGGAATCATTGAAACTGATCGCGCTTGATGAAGAGGATCTTTCGGTGATTTCAGCCCATGTGCAGGATGCGGTCCTGAAGGTCAGCGATATCCGCTTCCTGAAAAAGGAAAAACGGTTCGCGCTGCAGATGAACCGCTTTGTCTGGGAAAAGGAAAAGCCCGGTCTCTTCCGCCGCACACCGCATGAAAGACGCCTCTCCTTCCTGCATTTCGACCGGGTTCTGGCCGTGCGTGCCTTTGGCATCTCGCAGGCGAAATCCGAGGACGTTCTGTCGCTACTGACGATCGGCTTTGCCGAAGACGAAGCGCCAGCCGGCACAATAGAGCTGATCTTCTCCGGCGATGCGGCCATCCAGCTTGATGTGGAATGTGTCGAGGCACGGCTTGCCGACAGTGCAGCGGCATGGTCCACCCAATCGCGCCCGAACCACGGAGCGTGAGCCAATGCCGATCAAACTGAAGACATCAGACGCGGGTTTCGAAGAGCGTTTCGCTGCGTTTTTGACCACCAAGCGCGAGGTCTCGCAGGAGGTGGATGACACGGTGCGCGAGATCATCGCCGATGTGCGCCGCCGCGGCGACGAGGCAGTTATCGAGCTGACGCGCAAGTTCGATCGTTTCGACCTTGATTCGTCGGAGTTGCGGGTCACCTCGGAAGAGATCGCGCAGGCTTATGAAAAGGCGGATCCCGCAACCGTCGAGGCCTTGAGGCTTGCGCGCGAGCGCATCGAGGCGCATCACCGCCGCCAGGTACCCGAAGACAAGCGCTATAGCGACAAGATCGGGGCCGAGCTCGGCTGGCGTTGGACCGCAATTTCCGCAGTCGGGCTTTACGTGCCGGGCGGCATGGCAAGCTATCCTTCTTCCGTACTGATGAATGCGGTGCCTGCGCGCGTTGCGGGTGTCGAGCGCATTGCGATGGTTGTTCCCACGCCCGATGGCGCGCTCAATCCGCTGGTGCTGGTTGCAGCCGACATTGCAGGCGTGGATGAAATCTACCGCATTGGCGGGGCGCAGGCCGTGGCCGCACTTGCCTATGGCACGGATACGATCGCGCCGGTGGACAAGATCGTGGGCCCGGGCAACGCCTATGTGGCTGCCGCAAAGCGACAGGTTTTCGGCAAGGTCGGCATCGACATGATTGCGGGGCCGTCGGAAGTTCTCGTCGTGGCTGATGCGAACAACAATCCGGACTGGATTGCTGCCGATCTTCTGGCGCAGGCCGAGCATGACCAGGCCGCGCAGTCGATCCTCATCACCGATGACGAAGACTTCGGGGCAAGCGTGGAAGAGGCGGTGGACCGCCAGCTCAGCCAACTGTCTCGTGAAGAGATCGCACGGCCAAGCTGGAAGGATTTTGGTGCCACGATCCTCGTGAACACGATCGAAGAAGCGCTTCCGCTCATTGATCGCATTGCGCCAGAGCATCTGGAACTGGCGCTTGATGACGATGCAGGTGAAGCGCTGCTTCAGCGCATCCAGCATGCGGGCGCGGTCTTCCTTGGTCGGCACACGCCGGAGGTCATCGGCGACTATGTGGGCGGCTCCAACCACGTGCTGCCCACCGCGCGCTCGGCGCGTTTCTCATCCGGGCTTTCGGTTCATGACTTCGTCAAGCGCATGTCGATCCTGAAGCTTGGGCCTGATCAGCTGCGCGAGCTTGGACCGGCTGCTATCGCCATCGCCGAATCCGAAGGGCTGGACGGCCATGCCCGTTCGGTGTCGATCCGCCTCAATCTGTAGAAGGACGCATCATGGGCGAGAATGCATCCGATACCGCGCGTCTGGTCGATGTCGAACTAGATGAGACGGTCGGACGCGCTGCCCCTGACATCGAGCACGAACGCGCGGTCGCGATTTTCGACCTGGTGGAGGAGAACTCGTTCCAGCCGGTGGGCGATGAGGGATCCGGACCATACAAGCTGCGGATTTCTCTCGTGGATGCGCGGCTGGTCTTCGCCATCAGCCGCGAAAGCGGTGAGGATGTCGTCACTCATATTCTCTCGCTGACGCCATTCAAGAAGATCGTGAAGGACTATTTCATGATCTGCGAGAGCTATTACGAAGCAATCCGCTCCGCGACGCCGCGACAGATCGAGGCCATCGATATGGGACGACGGGGATTGCACAATGAAGGCTCCCAGCTTCTGAAAGACCGCCTCGACGGAAAGATCGAGGTGGATTTCGACACCGCCCGCCGTCTCTTCACGCTTGTCTGCGTTCTACACTGGCGAGGCTAGCAGCGATGACCGTGGAGGAGGACGCGGGCGACAAGAAGGATTCCGGGGGGACTACCGCGCGAGAACCGGCACCCTCATCGCCGCCACGCCTGCCCGGCTCCATCCTGTTTCTGTGCAGCATGAACAGTATCCGCTCGCCCATGGCGGAAGTGATCGCGCGCAAGCTGCTTCCGCCAAGTGTCTATATCGCCTCTGCCGGAGTGCGGCCCGGCGCGCGTGATCCCTTCGTGGATGCGGTACTGGACGAAGTGGGCCTGACGCTTGGCAGCCACCAGCCGCACTCGATGGACGAACTTGAAGACGATTATTTCGACCTCATCGTCACCCTGGCACCGGAAGCCCATCATCAGGCGCTTGAATTGACGCGCTCCCATTCGGTGGAGGTGGAGTATTGGCCGACCCTTGATCCCTCGGTGGTGGATGGCCGGCGTGAACAGATACTTGCGGCCTATCGGGATGTGCGCGAAAGCCTTGCCGAACGTATATCACGACGCTTCGGAACGGCTCTGCCGCCGGCTTCCTAACAAGCGTGTTCACAAATGGGGGGAGATGGAGTAGGTTCCGCGCGACTTTGCGGGGTCACGGGGCTGATCGGCTGGTCAAACAGCCAGTTTCTCCTGTCTCGTGACCGCAACTCATCCATCAAAGAAGGTATCGGATGCCGAAAGAAGACATTCTCGAATTTCCCGGTGTTGTCACCGAATTGCTGCCGAACGCCATGTTTCGCGTGAAGCTGGAAAACGAGCACGAGATCATTGCACATACTGCCGGGCGCATGCGCAAGAACCGCATTCGCGTACTGACCGGTGACAAGGTGCTTGTGGAAATGACGCCATACGACCTCACCAAGGGTCGCATCACCTATCGTTTCAAGTAGTTCCGGCTCGAGTGCCGCTGCAATGAGTGCCAAGAAGAAACTTGTTCTTGCTTCGGCTTCGCCGCGGCGCGTGGAACTGCTTCAGCAGGCCGGTATCGAACCCGACCGGCTGTTGCCTGCCAATATCGACGAGACACCGATCAAGGCCGAGCATCCACGCTCGCTTGCCAAAAGGCTGTCGCGTGCCAAGGCCGAGAAAGCCATGGAGCGGCTGCGCAAGGACGGCGAGGCAGCGGATTCGTTCCTGCTGGCAGCCGACACGGTCGTTTCGGTCGGGCGGCGCATCCTGCCGAAGGCGGAAACGCTGGACGATGCATCGAACTGCCTGCGGCTCTTGTCGGGCCGTTCTCATCGGGTGTTCACCGGCATCAGCGTCTTCACGCCCGAAGGCAAGCTGCGCCAGCGTCTGGTGGAAAGCCGTGTGCGCTTCAAGCGTCTCTCGCGGCAGGAGCTTGAGCATTATCTTGCAAGTGGCGAATGGCGCGGCAAGGCAGGCGGATATGCGATACAGGGCATTGCGGGAAGCTTCATCGTGAAGCTGGTCGGCTCCTATACGAATGTCGTCGGACTGCCGCTTTACGAGACGACCGCCCTGCTGGGCGGTGAAGGGTTCGACGTTTCGCCGCGCTGGGTGCAGCAGGCGGATGAAGACGCGCTACCGGAGAGCTGAGCTGGCCGGTCTGTTCCGCCCCCTCAGATAGATCAATTGCCGGTTCCGAATATGAGGCACCTCAATGGCTGATACTCAAAAAGTAACGCCACTGCGTCCGCGCCGCGCTTGCCCCGAATGCGGGCAGCCTTCGGCGCGTGAGACATATCCCTTCTGTTCAAAGCGCTGCAAGGATGTGGATCTCAATCGCTGGCTGAACGGCGCTTACACGATTCCGGGTCCCACCACCGACGATGCGGATGAGCAGGAGTGAGTTACACAGCGTCTGATCTGTTGATTAGAATGCAATCCAAGCTCCTCATTATATTCTAATTTCTCTCTCATAGATTGTAGTCAGCCCACGATATTCGGGCAGACAGTAAGTAGACGGGCGGGCAGGCTTACGCGAGCAAGGCTTGTGGCTGCACCTGTTACCGCTCCTCACCTCGCCCGCATGACCCGCCCCGCTCATATCGCTTGTGATTTGAGAGGATTGCGTCATGCGTAAAATTTTCGTTCTAACGGCCTCCGTTGCAGCCATTCTATTGATCAGCGGCTGTGAGAAATCCGAAGTCACCGGGCAGAACATCGCCTCGGGCAAGCAGGACCGGCTGGTTGCCAAGGTCAATGAGATTGCACCCGATCTGGCCGAACTGCTCGGCGATGCCAAGCTTCTGGCAGGCGATTACGCCGAGAAGGCCGGGGCGACGGCAACGCGGATCTACGACACCTTGAAGAACAAGACCGCAGAGGCCATGGTGCCGCTGGACGACATTCTCGACAATGCTGCCGTGACCTGGACGGAAGCGAAAGAAGCGTTCACGCGTAGCTGGAGCAATCTTTCCGAGGCCACGCAAACCTCCGGCTATGGCATCACCGGTGCCGGGCTGGGCGAAACCTCGCAGAAACTGCAGAAATACACCGACCGGCTTACAAATCCGAAGCCGCTGGTCTCCGACTCCGCCATGAAGCAGCTTTACGAGGCGGGCGACTATTCGCCCGGCCGCTTTCACGGGAATGCTACAGAGGCAGCAAGCAAGGCCGTTCAGGAAGCGCTACGGCCAGGTCTTGATGCAGCAGGAAACGGCACCGATCTCGCAAAAAAGGCGATGGAAGCGGTACATGATCCTGAAGCGGCTGTGGGGGAAGCCCTGGAAGCCATGAAGGAAAAAGGCGCGGATATGGCTGTTGATGCCGCGGAGACGGTCGCCAAGGAAGCCGCACGCAAAGTCATTCCGCTGCCG harbors:
- the hisD gene encoding histidinol dehydrogenase, which translates into the protein MPIKLKTSDAGFEERFAAFLTTKREVSQEVDDTVREIIADVRRRGDEAVIELTRKFDRFDLDSSELRVTSEEIAQAYEKADPATVEALRLARERIEAHHRRQVPEDKRYSDKIGAELGWRWTAISAVGLYVPGGMASYPSSVLMNAVPARVAGVERIAMVVPTPDGALNPLVLVAADIAGVDEIYRIGGAQAVAALAYGTDTIAPVDKIVGPGNAYVAAAKRQVFGKVGIDMIAGPSEVLVVADANNNPDWIAADLLAQAEHDQAAQSILITDDEDFGASVEEAVDRQLSQLSREEIARPSWKDFGATILVNTIEEALPLIDRIAPEHLELALDDDAGEALLQRIQHAGAVFLGRHTPEVIGDYVGGSNHVLPTARSARFSSGLSVHDFVKRMSILKLGPDQLRELGPAAIAIAESEGLDGHARSVSIRLNL
- the infA gene encoding translation initiation factor IF-1, producing MPKEDILEFPGVVTELLPNAMFRVKLENEHEIIAHTAGRMRKNRIRVLTGDKVLVEMTPYDLTKGRITYRFK
- the murA gene encoding UDP-N-acetylglucosamine 1-carboxyvinyltransferase → MDRIRIRGGNTLNGTIPVSGAKNAALPLMIASLLTDDTLTLENVPHLADVEQLIRILGNHGTDYMVNGRRENQDKGYSRTIHFTARSIVDTTAPYELVSKMRASFWVIGPLLARMGEAKVSLPGGCAIGTRPVDLFIEGLRALGANIEIEGGYAHATAPKGLIGARYEFPKVSVGATHVLMMAAALAKGDTILENAAREPEVVNLAECLNAMGAKISGAGTSTITIEGVTSLSGARHRIIPDRIETGTYAMAVAMTGGDVLLEGARPDLLESALETLERTGTEITRTNTGIRVRRNGAGIQAVDVETDPFPGFPTDLQAQFMALMTKAKGQSRITETIFENRFMHVQELARLGARISLSGQTAIVEGVERLKGAPVMATDLRASVSLVIAGLVAEGETEVNRVYHLDRGFERLEEKLSGCGAEIERISG
- a CDS encoding DUF2948 family protein — protein: MESLKLIALDEEDLSVISAHVQDAVLKVSDIRFLKKEKRFALQMNRFVWEKEKPGLFRRTPHERRLSFLHFDRVLAVRAFGISQAKSEDVLSLLTIGFAEDEAPAGTIELIFSGDAAIQLDVECVEARLADSAAAWSTQSRPNHGA
- a CDS encoding UPF0262 family protein, translating into MGENASDTARLVDVELDETVGRAAPDIEHERAVAIFDLVEENSFQPVGDEGSGPYKLRISLVDARLVFAISRESGEDVVTHILSLTPFKKIVKDYFMICESYYEAIRSATPRQIEAIDMGRRGLHNEGSQLLKDRLDGKIEVDFDTARRLFTLVCVLHWRG
- a CDS encoding low molecular weight phosphatase family protein, translating into MTVEEDAGDKKDSGGTTAREPAPSSPPRLPGSILFLCSMNSIRSPMAEVIARKLLPPSVYIASAGVRPGARDPFVDAVLDEVGLTLGSHQPHSMDELEDDYFDLIVTLAPEAHHQALELTRSHSVEVEYWPTLDPSVVDGRREQILAAYRDVRESLAERISRRFGTALPPAS
- the yacG gene encoding DNA gyrase inhibitor YacG, which gives rise to MADTQKVTPLRPRRACPECGQPSARETYPFCSKRCKDVDLNRWLNGAYTIPGPTTDDADEQE
- a CDS encoding Maf-like protein; protein product: MSAKKKLVLASASPRRVELLQQAGIEPDRLLPANIDETPIKAEHPRSLAKRLSRAKAEKAMERLRKDGEAADSFLLAADTVVSVGRRILPKAETLDDASNCLRLLSGRSHRVFTGISVFTPEGKLRQRLVESRVRFKRLSRQELEHYLASGEWRGKAGGYAIQGIAGSFIVKLVGSYTNVVGLPLYETTALLGGEGFDVSPRWVQQADEDALPES